Below is a window of Synergistota bacterium DNA.
TACAATAGCGTTCAACCCTATCGTCTCCCAATCCATGCTTGTTTATAACCACTCCAAATGGAATCCCAAGCTTCCTAACAACACCCACAGCCAGCTTAAGATCACTAAAACCGAACGGAGTTGGTTCAGTAACGAGAATAGCGAAATCCGAATCTATAACAGCTTCAACCATCGGGCAGGTATTGCCGGGCGGAGAATCTATCACGATCGTGCCGTCCTCAGCTTTTTCCTTAAGAGCGGATATAACAACCGGCGCAAGCGATTCCCCATAATTAAGCCTACCCTCCCAAAAATCCATGTCCCCCACACGCGCATATCGCAAAATCCCAATAGGCCTATCTACTTCAGATATAGCTCCTCTATCACAGACTATCGAGCATCCCCCACAGCTATGACAGAGGTGAGAAAAAAAGATCACCTTATCTCTTAGCTTAGCCAGAGCATTATAATTGCAAAATTCAACGCACTTACCGCAAAGATCACACTTAGAACTATCTATAGCGGGTGTCTTCACGAAAACGGTTTCCTCCAGATTCCAATGAGGCTTAAAAAAGATGTGGAGGTTTGGTGCCTCCACATCACAATCAAGAACGGTATCAACGCTCGCAGAAACGGCAAGGTTAAGTGCAACGCTGGTCTTGCCAGTCCCTCCCTTACCGCTCGCTATAGCTATCTTCAAGGCTCTTCACCCTTCTTGAGATACTCAAGCTCCCTTTTAAGAGCGGAGAGCTGAGCCTCCAAGGCGCTTATCATCGCCTCAAGCTGCGCTATCCTCATAGCTCTCCAATCAAATCCGGGACCCCAACCTCCGAATCCAAAAGCATACGGGGGATACCCTCCAAACCATCCTCCAAACTGGGCAAATGGAGCTCCTCCCCAACCTCCAGCGAAAGCCCCAAATCCGCCAGATGGACCCGCGCCCGCCTGAGCTTCCCATCTATTTAACTCCCCTCTCTTAAACTTTTCTATTGCTTCTTTTACCGTTCCTCCAGAAACCGTGAAAAGCTCCACGCCGGCGGAGCCGAGAGTCTGAGATGCCCAGGGGCCAAAATGTCCGCTTATAACCGCGTTAACTCCCCTACTCAAGACGAACTGAGCTGCTTGAATGCCAGCTCCCCCAGGAGAGTTAACAGCAGGATTAGGAACCGCCTCATACCAACCAGTTTCAAGATCATAAATCACAAAATAGGGTGCCCTTCCAAAGCGGGGCTCCACCTGAGACTCCAATGTCCCTTCAACGGCACTTATAGCTATCCTCATCTACGCCACCCCCTACTTGAGAATAATTATCACATTAAAGATTTTAGCATCTTAAAAGGAAGAAATCAAGCTACTCATCTACGCTTCGTTTTGGAGTCCAAGAAGGACACCCATCTGTTCCTCTGACTGAGATCTCTCTTAATCTACATGTGCCATATCCAAACCCCAGGCTATCGTCTCCCCAGGGTACATCCTCAGGTACAAAATATTTACAGGTCGCACATCTCCTCCTCACGCTTATAGCCATGACTGATTACCCCCTCCAAATCCATTACTGCATAAAACATTTTATCACCCTCCTCAAAAAGTGCAAAATTCCTATAGGCATAGTATAATAATCTTAAAAGGAGGGATATGCTTGAGATTCGTTAACCGAGAGCGAGAGCTCAAGTTTTTAAAAGCTTACCTAAACACAGAACCAAACGCAATAACTTTCATCTACGGACCTAAATCAAGCGGGAAAAGCGTCCTCATGAGGGAAGTCATCAAATCTCTCCCTAAAAAGGAGTTTTCCATCTTCTGGTTCGACCTGAGAGAAACGCTTATATCCTCATACGACAGCGTCATCGACCTCTTCTTTCTGGAAGAGGAACTCGAAGGCGGGAAAGAACTCGATCTTAACCTTGAAGCTGGAATTTTCAACTTCATCAGGATCAAAAGCGCGATTAAAAGAGAAATAAAGGATAAAAGGCTTGATCCCTTCCGCTATATGGCTGCAAGGTTAAGAAAGTTTAAAGGCAAAAAAGTCATCATTTTTGATGAACTGCAGAAGCTGAA
It encodes the following:
- a CDS encoding NifB/NifX family molybdenum-iron cluster-binding protein; this encodes MRIAISAVEGTLESQVEPRFGRAPYFVIYDLETGWYEAVPNPAVNSPGGAGIQAAQFVLSRGVNAVISGHFGPWASQTLGSAGVELFTVSGGTVKEAIEKFKRGELNRWEAQAGAGPSGGFGAFAGGWGGAPFAQFGGWFGGYPPYAFGFGGWGPGFDWRAMRIAQLEAMISALEAQLSALKRELEYLKKGEEP
- a CDS encoding ATP-binding protein; the encoded protein is MKIAIASGKGGTGKTSVALNLAVSASVDTVLDCDVEAPNLHIFFKPHWNLEETVFVKTPAIDSSKCDLCGKCVEFCNYNALAKLRDKVIFFSHLCHSCGGCSIVCDRGAISEVDRPIGILRYARVGDMDFWEGRLNYGESLAPVVISALKEKAEDGTIVIDSPPGNTCPMVEAVIDSDFAILVTEPTPFGFSDLKLAVGVVRKLGIPFGVVINKHGLGDDRVERYCKDEGIDILMRIPYSMRLASAYARGETWVELFPEMRGKFLGLFEAVRKRCLKR